Part of the Sinomonas atrocyanea genome is shown below.
ACGCGGCTGGCGCTTGCAGCGGCCAGCGAGTGCGCGCCGTCGTTCGACGACGGCGTAGCGTTCGTGCAGCTCGCCAGCTGCCACGACGCGAAGTCCGCCGGGCTCGCGATCGCGACGGCCGTGGGGGCGAACACCTCGCGGAAGACGGTCGTGGACATGGTCTGTGCGGCGATCGGCGCGCGCAGGATGCTCCTCGTGTGCGACACGTGCGAGCAGGTGCCGGACGCGGTGCCGCTGATCGGCGAACTGCTCGCGCGGTGCCCCGCGGCCACGGTCCTCGCCACGAGCCGAGCGCCGCTCCGGCTCGGCGCCGAGCGCCTCGTCCCGGTGGAGCCGCTCGGGCCGGCCCCCGCCCGCGAGCTGTTCGCCGAGCGCGCGGCCGCCGCTCGGCCGGCCCTGGATCTCGCCGGCTCAGAGCCGCTCGTGGATGAGATCTGCGCGCGGGTGCAGCGCGTCCCGCTCGCCATCGAGCTCGCCGCGGCGCGCGTGGCGCACCTCGGCCTCGCTGATCTGCGCGACCGTCTGGACAGCCAGCTGTCCGTCCTCACAGGTGGCCTCGTTGACGACGACGCCCGGCACCGCACGATCGAGGCCACGGTCGAATGGAGCTACGGCCTGCTCGGGGCACGCGCCCAGACGGCGATGGCCGAGCTCGCCGTCTTCGACGGCTGGACACTGGCGGCCCCCGGCCAGGTGCTCGGCACCGATCCGGTGCCCCTCGTGAGCGACCTCGTCGACCACAGCCTCGTGGGCGCGCCCGAGCCGACGGCCGAGCACGGGCGGTACCGGATGCTCGACGTCGTCCGCGAGTTCGCTGCGGCCGCGCTCGCAGCATCCGGCCACGAGGACGCCGTGCGGGACCGTCACGGCGCCTGGTTCCTCGACGCCGCCGGAGCCGCCTCCTCCGCCATGCGGCACGCGGACCAGCACCGTGTCCACCGGGAGATTGCCGCCGACCTCGGCAACCTGAGGCTCGCGTTCGACAGGCTCCGGAGCCTGGGCCGGGGCGGCGACGCGCTGCGCCTCGCGACCTCGCTCTGGATGTTCTGGCTGTGGCACGGCGGCTTCTCGGAAGGCCGCGCCTGGCTCCGCTCGGCCTTGGCGAGCCCCGGGGACGCCAGTCCGTCCCTCGCCGCCACAGCGCGGTGGGGCGCCAGCTGGCTCGCCTACCACCAGGGCGACGTGGCCGAGGCCCGGATCCACGCCGACGCCCTCGCGGCCCTCGCCGAGGCAAGCGGAGCGATCGGCGAACGCCGCAACGCGCTCACGCTGCACGGCATGATCGCCCTCGCGGACCGGCGTCTCGACCGCGCCAGCGGCCTGCTCACCGAGGCACTCGACGCCGCCCGGGAGCTCGCGGCCCCCTGGATCCTCGCCGTCTCCACGCTCAATGACGGCGCCGGCCTCACGCACATCGGCCGGCTGGACGAGGCCTCGCACCGGTTCGCCGAAGCCCGGGACCGGTTCGCCGAGCTGGGCGACGACACCTACCGGGCCCGGGCCCTGCGCCACCTCGCCGCAGTCCGGCTCCTGGCCGGCAGCCCGGCCGCCGCGCGGGAAGACCTCGAGGAGAGCCTCGCGATCGTCAAGGCAGCTGATGACCGGTGGGGCTTCGCCGAGACGGCCGAAGTCCTCGCCCACGCCGCTGCAGCCGCCGGCGACGCGGGGCGCGCCGGCGCGCTCGAGGCGAGGGCCGCCGTCGTGCGTCACTCCCTCGGCGTGGTCCCGCACCCCTTCGACGCGATCCTCGCGGACCGGCATCTGGGCCCGCTGCGCGGAACCGAGGCGTTCAGGCGGGGCTGGGCCGAGGAGGCTCAGGGCGCTGATCCGTCCTGGGCGCTGCAGTGAGGAGACGCGGGTCTCAGGGCTGTCGGGCCGGGGACGGCGCCGAGGCCTGCTCACGGTAGAGCCGGGCGTAGGCGCCGTCCGCGGCGAGCAGC
Proteins encoded:
- a CDS encoding ATP-binding protein, translated to MGADLELARELRRLRLAAGLTQEGLAERAGISVRAVSDAERGLRTRLYPGTATRIAAALGLDGTARNGFAALARGRSAPASELAPLPAPRTPLLGRVEALAGIVSLRPEPSTRLVTLIGTGGVGKTRLALAAASECAPSFDDGVAFVQLASCHDAKSAGLAIATAVGANTSRKTVVDMVCAAIGARRMLLVCDTCEQVPDAVPLIGELLARCPAATVLATSRAPLRLGAERLVPVEPLGPAPARELFAERAAAARPALDLAGSEPLVDEICARVQRVPLAIELAAARVAHLGLADLRDRLDSQLSVLTGGLVDDDARHRTIEATVEWSYGLLGARAQTAMAELAVFDGWTLAAPGQVLGTDPVPLVSDLVDHSLVGAPEPTAEHGRYRMLDVVREFAAAALAASGHEDAVRDRHGAWFLDAAGAASSAMRHADQHRVHREIAADLGNLRLAFDRLRSLGRGGDALRLATSLWMFWLWHGGFSEGRAWLRSALASPGDASPSLAATARWGASWLAYHQGDVAEARIHADALAALAEASGAIGERRNALTLHGMIALADRRLDRASGLLTEALDAARELAAPWILAVSTLNDGAGLTHIGRLDEASHRFAEARDRFAELGDDTYRARALRHLAAVRLLAGSPAAAREDLEESLAIVKAADDRWGFAETAEVLAHAAAAAGDAGRAGALEARAAVVRHSLGVVPHPFDAILADRHLGPLRGTEAFRRGWAEEAQGADPSWALQ